From a region of the bacterium genome:
- the ruvA gene encoding Holliday junction branch migration protein RuvA codes for MIQTLSGVLASKRDQSIVVEVGGVGFKVMVAKNVMSKLPAIGEAVKLFTYLHVREDILALFGFLNENELALFEQLNTISGIGPKSALGIMGIASVDQIAAAINEGKTELLTRVSGVGKKTAERVVLELKGKVVMLGSGAYVEQMESDADLEEALVSLGYSKQQARAAIAKIDPTTVGLSARLKETLRRIKA; via the coding sequence ATGATCCAAACACTTTCCGGCGTACTTGCCTCAAAACGCGACCAATCGATCGTGGTTGAAGTCGGCGGCGTTGGGTTTAAAGTGATGGTCGCGAAAAATGTCATGTCAAAACTTCCCGCCATCGGCGAGGCGGTGAAACTTTTTACTTATCTGCACGTACGCGAGGACATCCTGGCGCTCTTCGGATTTTTAAATGAAAACGAACTTGCATTGTTTGAACAGCTGAACACCATTTCCGGCATTGGCCCCAAGTCGGCGTTGGGCATCATGGGCATTGCTTCCGTTGACCAGATTGCCGCGGCAATCAACGAGGGGAAAACAGAATTGCTGACACGCGTTTCCGGCGTCGGAAAGAAAACCGCCGAGCGCGTGGTGCTGGAGCTTAAAGGCAAGGTTGTGATGCTTGGGTCCGGCGCCTACGTGGAGCAGATGGAATCCGATGCGGACTTGGAAGAAGCGTTAGTGAGTTTGGGGTACAGCAAACAGCAGGCGCGCGCGGCGATTGCGAAGATTGATCCGACGACCGTTGGGCTTTCCGCGCGGCTTAAAGAAACATTGCGTCGGATAAAGGCGTAA
- the murE gene encoding UDP-N-acetylmuramyl-tripeptide synthetase translates to MVTPLKRAFHFAIAWFSAIFYRFPSRKLYVLGVTGTKGKSTVLELINAILVAAGKKTALMSSVRIKVGDESEKNTTSMTMPGLGFAQRFLRRAANAGCDYALIEVTSQGILQYRHRFVDFDAALVTNLHPEHIEAHGSFERYRAAKVQFFYDVAHRSVKPNKSFFINERLDGKEYFEKAANGSGKVLFFHREDFIYNELSARYRLDSRDAKKMISSWLQNDFNLENVAAAVAFARALDIPTEVIFKTLETFQGVQGRMEYVARQPFVVVVDYAHTPDSLEAVYRALSGDGAQKLICVLGAAGGGRDAWKRSAMGAIAARYCKMIYLTNEDPYDEPPLAIVEQIERGIWEERGRTPAAETDYELVLDRREAIRRALHIAKKGDVVIMTGKGSEPWMHLARGKKIPWSERGVVEEILRADC, encoded by the coding sequence ATGGTTACGCCACTCAAGCGCGCATTTCATTTCGCTATCGCTTGGTTTTCGGCGATCTTTTATCGTTTCCCATCGCGGAAACTTTACGTGTTGGGCGTGACGGGCACAAAGGGCAAGTCAACGGTGTTGGAGCTTATCAACGCTATACTGGTCGCCGCCGGAAAGAAAACGGCGCTGATGAGTTCGGTGCGGATTAAGGTTGGCGATGAGAGTGAAAAAAACACAACTTCCATGACCATGCCGGGGTTGGGATTTGCGCAGCGATTTTTGCGCCGCGCGGCGAACGCGGGCTGCGACTATGCGCTTATTGAGGTGACCTCGCAGGGCATCCTTCAATATCGCCACCGGTTTGTGGATTTTGACGCGGCGTTGGTTACTAACTTGCACCCTGAGCACATTGAGGCGCATGGCAGCTTTGAGCGTTACCGCGCCGCTAAAGTACAGTTTTTTTATGATGTCGCGCACCGGTCAGTGAAACCGAACAAAAGTTTTTTCATCAACGAGCGGCTGGATGGCAAAGAGTATTTTGAAAAAGCCGCGAACGGTTCCGGCAAGGTATTGTTTTTCCACCGCGAGGATTTTATTTACAATGAACTTTCCGCTCGTTATCGTCTTGACTCGCGCGACGCGAAAAAAATGATTTCCAGTTGGTTGCAGAATGATTTCAACTTGGAAAACGTCGCCGCCGCGGTGGCGTTTGCGCGCGCCTTGGATATTCCGACCGAGGTGATTTTTAAAACATTAGAAACGTTTCAGGGCGTGCAGGGGCGCATGGAGTACGTTGCGCGCCAGCCGTTCGTGGTGGTCGTTGATTATGCGCATACACCGGATTCATTGGAGGCCGTGTACCGCGCGCTCTCAGGTGACGGCGCGCAAAAACTCATTTGCGTGCTAGGTGCCGCCGGGGGAGGGCGGGACGCGTGGAAGCGGAGCGCCATGGGTGCCATTGCCGCGCGGTATTGCAAAATGATTTATCTTACGAACGAAGATCCGTACGATGAGCCGCCACTCGCGATCGTTGAACAAATTGAGCGCGGCATTTGGGAGGAGCGTGGGAGAACGCCTGCCGCGGAAACGGATTATGAATTAGTGCTTGACCGGCGCGAAGCTATCCGACGCGCGCTCCATATTGCAAAGAAGGGCGACGTTGTGATTATGACAGGGAAAGGCAGCGAGCCGTGGATGCACCTCGCGCGCGGGAAAAAGATTCCGTGGAGCGAGCGGGGAGTGGTGGAGGAGATTCTGCGCGCTGATTGTTGA